The Chroicocephalus ridibundus chromosome 17, bChrRid1.1, whole genome shotgun sequence genome window below encodes:
- the LOC134524661 gene encoding LOW QUALITY PROTEIN: olfactory receptor 6F1-like (The sequence of the model RefSeq protein was modified relative to this genomic sequence to represent the inferred CDS: substituted 1 base at 1 genomic stop codon): MNLNSGEHTANGTTVEEFIFLGLPGTWHFWVSLVVVFALTCSLRVTCNASIMALMWMNSNVCTPMYFLLHKLPFLKIWHTTRVVPKAIGVMLGSSQTISFNVCILQLFFLLSLGSTQCFLLSVMAYDHYLATRYPLRYSSLISSVLSARLVLSSWLGGFLSVSLPAFLTSRLTFCGPHVINHFLCDIDSCLALSCSDMWPMELATILASXTVLVAPCVVTQLSYVYITSSMLRIMSAHGQKKAFSTSSAHLSVITVWYGSTMFLCVKPLAQNCLDLNKLMNTFHTAVTPVLNPFIYTLRNKDVKQALWWAFQNK; encoded by the coding sequence ATGAACCTCAACTCTGGGGAGCACACTGCAAATGGGACAACTGTggaagaattcatttttcttggctTGCCAGGCACGTGGCATTTCTGGGTCTCCCTTGTGGTGGTATTTGCACTGACGTGCTCCCTGAGAGTAACATGCAATGCATCCATCATGGCTCTCATGTGGATGAACAGCAACGTCTGTACCCCAATGTACTTTCTCCTCCATAAACTCCCCTTTCTGAAGATCTGGCACACTACTCGTGTTGTTCCCAAAGCCATAGGAGTCATGCTGGGGAGTAGCCAGACCATCTCCTTCAACGTCTGCATCCTccagttgttctttcttctctccctaggctccactcagtgttttctcttgtctgtcatggcctatgaccactaCTTAGCCACACGCTACCCCTTGAGATACAGCTCCCTCATCAGCAGTGTCCTCTCTGCTCGGCTGgtgctcagctcctggctgggaggcTTTCTGTCCGTCTCGCTGCCGGCCTTTCTGACATCCAGGCTGACGTTCTGTGGGCCACATGTCATCAATCATTTCCTCTGTGATATAGATTCCTGCCTCgccctctcctgcagtgacatgtGGCCCATGGAGCTAGCAACAATCCTTGCCTCCTAAACTGTTCTGGTGGCGCCCTGTGTGGTTACCCAGCTCTCCTACGTGTACATCACCTCTTCCATGCTCAGAATCATGTCAGCTCATGgtcagaaaaaggcattttccacttCCTCCGCCCACCTCAGTGTTATCACAGTCTGGTATGGCTCCACCATGTTCCTGTGCGTCAAGCCATTGGCCCAGAACTGCCTGGATCTGAACAAACTCATGAACACCTTTCACACAGCTGTAACTCCTGTGTTGAACCCCTTCATTTACACACTCAGGAACAAAGATGTGAAGCAAGCTCTGTGGTGGGCCTTCCAGAACAAGTGA
- the LOC134524423 gene encoding feather keratin Cos1-1/Cos1-3/Cos2-1-like: protein MSCYDQCQPCRPCGPTPLANSCNEPCVRQCQNSTVVIEPSPVVVTLPGPILSSFPQNTVVGSSTSAAVGSILSCDGVPINSGFCDLSDISSRYYGRRCPPC, encoded by the coding sequence atgtcctgctatgaccagtgccagccctgccggccctgtggcccgaccccactggccaacagctgcaatgagccctgtgtcaggcagtgccagaactccactgtcgtcatcgagccctcccccgtggtggtgaccctgcccggccccatcctcagctccttcccgcagaacaccgttgtgggatcctccacctccgctgccgttggcagcatcctcagctgtgatggagtgcccatcaactctgggtTCTGTGACCTCTCTGacatttccagccgctactatGGCAGAAGGTGTCCCCCCTGCTAA
- the LOC134524422 gene encoding feather keratin Cos1-1/Cos1-3/Cos2-1-like codes for MSCYDQCQPCQPCRPCGPTPLANSCNEPCVRQCQNSTVVIEPSPVVVTLPGPILSSFPQNTVVGSSTSAAVGSILSCDGVPINSGCCDLSCISSRYCGSRCPPC; via the coding sequence atgtcctgctacgacCAGTGCCAGCCGTGCCaaccctgccggccctgtggccccaccccactggccaacagctgcaatgagccctgtgtcaggcagtgccagaactccaccgtcgtcattgagccctcccccgtggtggtcaccctgcctggccccatcctcagctccttcccacagaacaccgttgtgggatcctccacctccgctgctgttggcagcatcctcagctgtgatggagtgcccatcaactctggctgctgtgacctttcctgcatttccagccgctactgtggcagcAGATGCCCCCCCTGCTAA